Proteins encoded together in one Panthera uncia isolate 11264 chromosome A2, Puncia_PCG_1.0, whole genome shotgun sequence window:
- the INHBA gene encoding inhibin beta A chain, with product MPLLWLRGFLLASCWIIVRSSPTPGSEGPSAAPDCPSCALATLPKDVPNSQPEMVEAVKKHILNMLHLKKRPEVTQPVPKAALLNAIRKLHVGKVGENGYVEIEDDIGRRAEMNELMEQTSEIITFAESGTARKTLHFEISKEGSDLSVVERAEVWLFLKVPKANRTRTKVTIQLLQKQPQGGVDAGEEAEEMGLMEERNEVLISEKVVDARKSTWHIFPVSSSIQRLLDQGKSSLDVRIACEQCHETGASLVLLGKKKKKEEEGEGKKKDGGDGGAGADEDKEQSHRPFLMLQARQSEDHPHRRRRRGLECDGKVNICCKKQFFVSFKDIGWNDWIIAPSGYHANYCEGECPSHIAGTSGSSLSFHSTVINHYRMRGHSPFANLKSCCVPTKLRPMSMLYYDDGQNIIKKDIQNMIVEECGCS from the exons ATGCCCTTGCTTTGGCTGCGAGGATTTCTGTTGGCGAGTTGCTGGATTATAGTGAGGAGTTCCCCCACCCCGGGATCCGAGGGGCCCAGCGCAGCCCCCGACTGCCCGTCCTGCGCGCTGGCCACCCTGCCAAAGGATGTACCCAACTCTCAGCCGGAGATGGTGGAGGCCgtcaagaaacacattttaaacatgCTGCACTTGAAGAAGAGACCCGAAGTCACCCAGCCGGTGCCCAAGGCGGCGCTTCTGAACGCGATCAGGAAGCTCCATGTGGGCAAAGTGGGGGAGAACGGGTACGTGGAGATAGAGGATGACATCGGCAGGAGGGCAGAAATGAATGAACTCATGGAGCAGACCTCGGAGATCATCACGTTCGCGGAGTCAG GCACAGCCAGGAAAACACTGCACTTTGAGATTTCCAAAGAAGGCAGTGACCTGTCGGTAGTGGAACGCGCAGAAGTCTGGCTCTTCCTCAAAGTCCCCAAGGCCAACAGGACCAGGACCAAAGTCACCATCCAGCTCTTGCAGAAACAACCCCAGGGCGGCGTGGAcgcaggggaggaggcagaggaaatgggCTTGATGGAGGAGAGAAACGAGGTGTTGATATCGGAAAAGGTGGTGGATGCCCGGAAGAGCACGTGGCACATCTTCCCCGTCTCCAGCAGCATCCAGCGGTTGCTGGACCAGGGCAAGAGCTCCCTGGACGTTCGGATTGCCTGTGAGCAGTGCCATGAGACGGGTGCCAGCCTGGTGCTCCTgggcaagaagaagaagaaggaggaggagggcgaaGGGAAGAAGAAGGACGGAGGAGacggaggggcaggggcagacgaGGACAAGGAGCAGTCCCACAGACCTTTCCTCATGCTGCAGGCCCGCCAGTCTGAAGACCACCCTCATCGGCGGCGGAGGCGGGGCTTGGAGTGTGACGGCAAGGTCAACATCTGCTGTAAGAAACAGTTCTTTGTTAGTTTCAAGGACATTGGCTGGAATGACTGGATCATCGCTCCCTCCGGCTATCACGCCAACTACTGCGAGGGTGAGTGCCCGAGCCACATAGCAGGCACATCTGGGTCCTCGCTCTCCTTTCACTCGACCGTCATCAACCACTACCGCATGCGGGGCCACAGCCCCTTCGCCAACCTCAAGTCGTGCTGTGTGCCCACCAAGCTGAGACCCATGTCCATGCTGTACTATGATGATGGGCAGAACATCATCAAAAAGGACATTCAGAACATGATAGTGGAGGAGTGTGGGTGCTCATAG